AACTCGGCGAGCACCGCCTCCTCCACCAGGTCCGTCAGCTCCTCGACGATGAACGAGCCCTGCAGCGGGTTCTCGTTCTTCGCCAGGCCCCATTCGCGGTTGATGATGAGCTGGATCGCCATGGCCCTGCGCACCGAGTCGGCCGACGGGGTGGTCACGGCCTCGTCGAAGGCGTTGGTGTGCAGGCTGTTGCAGTTGTCGTAGATGGCGATCAGGGCCTGGAGGGTGGTGCGGATGTCGTTGAAGTTCATCTCCTGGGCGTGCAGGGAGCGGCCCGAGGTCTGGATGTGGTACTTCAGCTTCTGCGAGCGCTCGCCGGCGCCGTACCGCTCCCTCATGGCCACCGCCCAGATGCGGCGGGCCACGCGTCCGAGCACGCTGTACTCGGGGTCCATGCCGTTGGAGAAGAAGAACGACAGGTTGGGGGCGAAGTCATCGATCTTCATGCCCCTGGCCAGGTACGCCTCCACGTACGTGAAGCCGTTGGCCAGGGTGAAGGCGAGCTGGCTGATCGGGTTGGCCCCGGCCTCGGCGATGTGGTAGCCGGAGATCGAGACCGAGTAGAAGTTGCGCACGCCGTTCCTGATGAACCACTCCTGGATGTCGGCCATCATCCTGAGCGAGAACTCGGTGGAGAAGATGCAGGTGTTCTGGCCCTGGTCCTCCTTGAGGATGTCGGCCTGGACCGTGCCCCTGACCGTGGCCAGCGTCCTCGCGCGCAGGTCGTCGGCCTCCTCGGCCGACGGCGCGCGCCCGTGCTCGGCCTGGAAGCGGTCGAGGGCCTGGTCGACGGCGGTGTTGAGGTAGAAGGCCAGGATCGTGGGCGCGGGGCCGTTGATCGTCATGGACACGGACGTGTTGGGCGCCGACAGGTCGAAGCCGTCGTAGAGCACCTTCATGTCGTCGAGCGTCGCGATGGAGACGCCCGAGGTGCCGACCTTCCCGTAGATGTCGGGCCGCAGGTCGGGGTCGTGGCCGTACAGCGTCACCGAGTCGAACGCGGTGGACAGCCTGGTCGCGGGCTGGCCCTCCGACAGCAGCTTGAAGCGCCTGTTGGTGCGGAACGGGTCGCCCTCCCCCGCGAACATCCTGGTCGGGTCCTCGTCCTCGCGCTTGAACGGGAACACCCCGGCGGTGAACGGGAACGCGCCCGGCAGGTTCTCGCCGCGCAGGAACCGCAGCAGGTCGCCGTGGTCGCTGTAGCGGGGCAGGGCCACGCGTGGGATGCGGTTGCCCGAGAGGGTCTCGCGCCAGAGCGGGGTGTGGATCTCGCGGTCGCGGACCTTCACCACCAGCTCGTCGGCGGTGTAGCGCTCCTTGACTGCCGGCCAGCCGTCGAGCAGTGCCCGGGTCTCGTCGGTGAGCTCCCGCTCCGCCTGCGCCTCCAGTTCCCCGAGCCGCGAGTCGTCCAGAAGCGCTCGCACGGCGGCGAGCTGCTGGCGGCGGCGGGCGACCTCGGCCTGGGCGAGGGTCTCCGCGTGGTACCCGCGCACGGTCTCGGCGATGTCGGCCAGGTACCGGACCCGGGCGGGCGGCACGATGGCGGCCGAGGCCTGCGAGGTGCGCCCGGACACCTCGGGCAGCAGCCCGGGCCCCGGGTCGGCCAGCAGGAGGGGCTTGAGGTGCTGGTAGAGGGCCGTGACGCCGGCGTCGTTGTAGCGGGCGGCGATGGTGCCGAAGACCGGCATGTCCTCCGGCCTGACGCCGAATGCCTCGCGGTTGCGTACGAGCTGGCGGCGCACGTCGCGCAGGGCGTCCTCCGCGCCGCGCCGCTCGTACTTGTTGATCACCACGGCCTCGGCGAAGTCCAGCATGTCGATCTTCTCGAGCTGCGAGGCCGCGCCGAACTCGGGCGTCATCACGTACACGGGCACGTCCACGTGCGGGACGATCCCGGCGTCGCCCTGGCCGATGCCGGGCGTCTCGACGATCACCAGGTCGTGGCCCGCCGCGCGGCAGGCGGTGATCACGTCGTCGAGGCAGGCGGGCACCTCGCTGACGGCGCCCCTGGTGGCCAGGGAGCGGAAGTAGGTCTGGGGGCTCAGGCTGTTCATCCTGATGCGGTCGCCGAGCAGCGCGCCGCCGCCGCGCCTGCGGGTGGGGTCGATGGCGATGATCGCGATGCGCAGCTTGTCGTCGTTGTCGACGCGGAACCTGCGTACGAGCTCGTCGGTCAGCGAGGACTTGCCCGAGCCGCCCGTTCCCGTGATGCCGAGCACGGGGGCGCGCTTCTCCGACCCGGCGGACCTGAGGCCCTCGACCAGCTCGGCCGGGGCGCGGCCCGACTCGAGGAGCGTGATCGCCCGGGCCAGCGCCGCCTGGTCGCCCGAGACCACGGCCTCCACGGACGGCGGGTCGCCCAGCTCGGCGTCGCAGTCCTCGATCAGCTTGTTGATCATGCCGGGGAGCCCGTACTTCTGGCCGTCCTCGGGCGAGAAGATGCGGGTGACGCCGCGCGAGTGCAGCAGCTCGATCTCCT
This genomic interval from Nonomuraea helvata contains the following:
- the icmF gene encoding fused isobutyryl-CoA mutase/GTPase IcmF, producing the protein MHVPEHPVRFVTAAALFDGHDAAINIMRRILQSQGAEVIHLGHNRSVDEIVTAAIQEDVQGVAISSYQGGHVEFFTYLVELLRERGAGHVKVYGGGGGVIVPEEIELLHSRGVTRIFSPEDGQKYGLPGMINKLIEDCDAELGDPPSVEAVVSGDQAALARAITLLESGRAPAELVEGLRSAGSEKRAPVLGITGTGGSGKSSLTDELVRRFRVDNDDKLRIAIIAIDPTRRRGGGALLGDRIRMNSLSPQTYFRSLATRGAVSEVPACLDDVITACRAAGHDLVIVETPGIGQGDAGIVPHVDVPVYVMTPEFGAASQLEKIDMLDFAEAVVINKYERRGAEDALRDVRRQLVRNREAFGVRPEDMPVFGTIAARYNDAGVTALYQHLKPLLLADPGPGLLPEVSGRTSQASAAIVPPARVRYLADIAETVRGYHAETLAQAEVARRRQQLAAVRALLDDSRLGELEAQAERELTDETRALLDGWPAVKERYTADELVVKVRDREIHTPLWRETLSGNRIPRVALPRYSDHGDLLRFLRGENLPGAFPFTAGVFPFKREDEDPTRMFAGEGDPFRTNRRFKLLSEGQPATRLSTAFDSVTLYGHDPDLRPDIYGKVGTSGVSIATLDDMKVLYDGFDLSAPNTSVSMTINGPAPTILAFYLNTAVDQALDRFQAEHGRAPSAEEADDLRARTLATVRGTVQADILKEDQGQNTCIFSTEFSLRMMADIQEWFIRNGVRNFYSVSISGYHIAEAGANPISQLAFTLANGFTYVEAYLARGMKIDDFAPNLSFFFSNGMDPEYSVLGRVARRIWAVAMRERYGAGERSQKLKYHIQTSGRSLHAQEMNFNDIRTTLQALIAIYDNCNSLHTNAFDEAVTTPSADSVRRAMAIQLIINREWGLAKNENPLQGSFIVEELTDLVEEAVLAEFERLSDRGGVLGAMETGYQRGKIQDESMLYEMRKHDGSLPIIGVNTFRNGDEQPPEHKLELARGTEEEKRSQLDRLRAFHERNRSEGPAQLARLREVAMSDGNAFEVLMEAARHCSLGQITDALFEAGGQYRRNV